One Haloarchaeobius amylolyticus genomic window, TCGAACCAGATATCGGTGGTCTCCGCGAGTGGGACCGTCGGTGGTAACAACGTGACTGGACTGAACTTCACCGTGATGAAGTCCGCAGGCTCGGGTGACATCGACCTTGGAGATGCTACGGTCGAGTACTCGACCGAAGACGTTTCGAAAACGCTGACGTTCGCGGACGGTGCTGCAGCCGGTGCCGACACGTTCGCAGTCACTAACATCGATGATCTGAGTACCCAGCTCAGCGCAACGAGCAATGACATCGTGCTCAGCAACTCCTCGGACCGTGTCGTCATCCAGATCAGCCCGAGCTCGATTGGTGACGAACTTCAAGAAGGGGAGGACGCGACGGTCCGTTTCGTCGACCAGTCTGGTGCGACGACCATCTATGGTGTGAACGTCCCGGACACCATCTCGGACGAGCAGTACGTCGCGGTCTAGACTAGCGGCTGACACCCGCTCCGAGTCGTCCCGTCTGCGGGCGCATCCATCCCATCGGTTCGGTCTCCGGACCGGGGATGCGCCGGTGAGACCGACCGGAGGAACGGCCGCTCGACGCGTCCGACCCACGGATGCGCTCGTAGACCCGACCCGGGATTTCAGTATCGACGAACGAA contains:
- a CDS encoding archaellin/type IV pilin N-terminal domain-containing protein produces the protein MFATITEDDGDRGQVGIGTLIIFIAMVLVAAVAAGVLINTAGLLESTASDTGQDAQSEVSNQISVVSASGTVGGNNVTGLNFTVMKSAGSGDIDLGDATVEYSTEDVSKTLTFADGAAAGADTFAVTNIDDLSTQLSATSNDIVLSNSSDRVVIQISPSSIGDELQEGEDATVRFVDQSGATTIYGVNVPDTISDEQYVAV